In Bacillota bacterium, one DNA window encodes the following:
- a CDS encoding translation initiation factor IF-2 N-terminal domain-containing protein, whose protein sequence is MKKIRVYQLAKELNVDARLLLTFLQSRGSAASSTLSMVELEEEEVARQHFGKGSTLVPGGARLVGRVQREKPQPPQAAPPVAAPAQAGAQPAAAAPARP, encoded by the coding sequence TTGAAGAAGATTCGAGTTTATCAACTGGCGAAGGAGCTGAACGTCGACGCCAGGCTTCTCCTGACTTTCCTGCAGAGCCGGGGCAGCGCCGCATCGTCGACCCTGAGCATGGTTGAGCTGGAGGAAGAGGAGGTCGCACGGCAGCACTTCGGCAAGGGGAGCACGCTGGTGCCGGGAGGTGCGCGGCTGGTCGGGCGCGTGCAGAGGGAAAAGCCACAGCCGCCACAAGCCGCCCCGCCTGTGGCGGCTCCTGCCCAGGCCGGGGCGCAGCCGGCGGCTGCCGCACCGGCCCGCCCC
- a CDS encoding YlxR family protein, giving the protein MRTCVGCRQVRPKRELIRVVRAPDGSVSVDSTGKRSGRGAYVCPRTACLEAARKGRQLERALERPVDEALFEQLTRQLAAIEVEGEGRA; this is encoded by the coding sequence ATGCGGACTTGCGTCGGCTGCCGGCAGGTCCGGCCCAAGCGCGAACTGATACGGGTCGTGCGGGCACCGGATGGATCGGTGAGTGTTGACTCTACGGGCAAGCGCTCGGGACGCGGCGCATACGTCTGCCCCCGAACGGCCTGCCTTGAGGCGGCCCGCAAGGGGCGCCAGCTCGAGCGGGCACTGGAGCGGCCTGTGGACGAGGCGCTGTTTGAACAACTCACCCGGCAACTGGCGGCGATCGAGGTGGAGGGAGAGGGGCGGGCGTAG
- a CDS encoding ribosomal L7Ae/L30e/S12e/Gadd45 family protein — protein sequence MARPSDWLGLARRSGRAAIGRQACRQALHGGRAVLVVTAQDGSPGARRYWQGAARRAGIRIVTWGTRQELGQALGMGAVTVVAICDRDLASNFLAAVSGCTMRAVAGRSGVMGIEEDSSLSTGEGAERRRQASPDFPAEPGQRRIVDPEHG from the coding sequence ATGGCCCGGCCCTCGGACTGGCTCGGGCTTGCCCGCCGGTCGGGGAGGGCCGCGATCGGGCGCCAGGCGTGCCGTCAGGCACTCCACGGCGGGCGGGCCGTGCTGGTCGTGACGGCGCAGGACGGGTCGCCGGGTGCCCGGCGATACTGGCAAGGGGCCGCCCGGCGGGCCGGGATCCGTATAGTCACGTGGGGCACCAGACAGGAACTGGGGCAGGCCCTGGGAATGGGCGCTGTGACGGTCGTGGCGATTTGCGACCGGGATCTGGCTTCCAATTTTCTGGCAGCGGTGAGCGGGTGCACGATGCGCGCGGTCGCCGGCCGTTCAGGAGTGATGGGTATTGAAGAAGATTCGAGTTTATCAACTGGCGAAGGAGCTGAACGTCGACGCCAGGCTTCTCCTGACTTTCCTGCAGAGCCGGGGCAGCGCCGCATCGTCGACCCTGAGCATGGTTGA